One genomic window of Acidovorax radicis includes the following:
- a CDS encoding Smr/MutS family protein translates to MASKKAAAKAAMRPVQPEHPHRPAGTRPAAARRRAPPAPRRAGERITQLQDLATMARRLREEQERREAEEKARREAAARAEAERHLFSHSVGPVTPLRNPNLARLRRSLPPPLPVQHWLDEERVLLESISDDFDVSTLLDTDDQLSFRRPGIGVEVTRRLRAGHWSIQRQLDLHGLRVDEAREALGDFIRHAHKTGLRCVRVVHGKGLGSPGKSPVLKGRVQRWLVQKNEVLAFVQARPMDGGAGALVVLLQPVLHRNI, encoded by the coding sequence ATGGCCAGCAAGAAGGCCGCGGCAAAGGCCGCCATGCGCCCAGTGCAGCCAGAGCACCCGCACCGCCCTGCGGGGACCAGGCCAGCCGCCGCCCGCCGCCGCGCCCCACCCGCCCCGCGCCGGGCGGGTGAACGCATTACGCAACTGCAGGATCTGGCCACCATGGCCCGCCGCCTGCGCGAAGAGCAGGAACGCCGCGAGGCCGAAGAGAAAGCCCGCCGCGAAGCCGCCGCGCGGGCCGAGGCCGAGCGCCACCTCTTCAGCCACAGCGTGGGCCCCGTCACACCGCTGCGCAACCCCAACCTGGCGCGGCTGCGCCGCAGCCTGCCACCGCCGCTGCCCGTGCAGCACTGGCTGGACGAAGAGCGCGTGTTGCTCGAATCGATCAGCGACGACTTCGACGTGAGCACCCTGCTCGACACCGACGACCAGCTCAGCTTTCGCCGCCCCGGCATTGGCGTGGAAGTAACGCGCCGCCTGCGCGCGGGCCACTGGAGCATCCAGCGCCAGCTCGATCTGCACGGCCTGCGTGTGGATGAAGCGCGCGAGGCGCTGGGTGATTTCATCCGCCACGCCCACAAGACGGGCCTGCGCTGCGTGCGCGTAGTGCATGGCAAGGGGCTGGGCTCGCCCGGCAAGAGCCCCGTGCTCAAGGGCCGCGTGCAGCGCTGGCTGGTGCAAAAGAACGAGGTGCTGGCCTTTGTGCAGGCCCGCCCGATGGACGGCGGCGCGGGCGCGCTGGTGGTGCTACTGCAACCCGTGTTGCACCGAAATATATAA
- a CDS encoding bifunctional 2',3'-cyclic-nucleotide 2'-phosphodiesterase/3'-nucleotidase translates to MPERTLGLLISPSRVSRRVATLGVVALAASLAACGGGNDNTSTNAGATATLAVLETTDLHFNVRSYDYFKLAEDKSYGFERTATLVRAARKEFANTLLVDNGDTIQGTALADYEATISPIPCTQQLSMYKAMGALGFDAGTLGNHEFNYGLPFLNQVLGGGLDVDGVDATKKCAGAGYPAVLANVYSSKTKKPLVQPYTLLERTLVAKGTDGKEVKLPIKVGVIGFTTPGIMNWDKRYLEGKVYTEGAVEAANKYVPELRAKGADVVVALLHGGLDSAAYTATMENPGLYLSKVPGIDAMVMGHQHSVFPDTAAKPPAFSMAGVDNKAGTINGVPAVMASSWGKALGVVQLALQWDGSKWVINKAASKSELRNIQSKNAAGATVTVDADPAIAPLIETQHQAAIKYVKTPVGQTDFRMSTLFADVGDPGAIQIVNQAQQAYVAAYIKASLPQYAALPVLSVSAPFKSGFQGGADYTDVAVGPLAINNAADLYLYPNTVYAVKVNGADIKNWLEAAAKRFNQIDPAKTTEQQLISTFPGYNFDMFTTADVQYEIDVTQPVGSRIKNLTYLGKPIDVAQEFVIATNNYRATSGKSFIDKLDGSGTIWASPDANRDVVIDYIRKNPAVTRAANGAAKSWRFAKATVAGPVVFSSGANALSVAQAAGLANVSLLAADDGSGKGTSKYGVDLSK, encoded by the coding sequence ATGCCTGAACGCACTCTTGGCCTTCTGATTTCTCCCTCCCGCGTTTCGCGCCGCGTGGCCACATTGGGCGTGGTGGCGCTTGCCGCGTCGCTGGCTGCCTGTGGCGGCGGCAACGACAACACCAGCACCAACGCGGGCGCCACAGCCACCCTGGCTGTGCTCGAGACGACCGATCTGCACTTCAACGTGCGCAGCTACGACTACTTCAAGCTCGCTGAAGACAAGAGCTACGGCTTCGAGCGCACCGCCACGTTGGTGCGCGCCGCACGCAAGGAATTCGCCAACACGCTGCTGGTGGACAACGGCGACACCATCCAGGGCACGGCGCTGGCCGACTACGAGGCCACCATCAGCCCCATCCCCTGCACGCAGCAGCTGTCGATGTACAAGGCCATGGGCGCGCTGGGTTTTGATGCGGGCACGCTGGGCAACCACGAGTTCAACTACGGCCTGCCCTTTTTGAACCAGGTGCTGGGCGGCGGGCTCGACGTGGACGGTGTCGATGCCACCAAGAAATGCGCGGGCGCAGGTTACCCCGCCGTGCTGGCCAACGTGTACAGCAGCAAGACCAAGAAGCCGCTGGTGCAGCCCTACACGCTGCTGGAGCGCACGCTGGTCGCCAAGGGCACCGATGGCAAGGAAGTGAAGCTGCCCATCAAGGTGGGTGTGATCGGCTTTACCACCCCCGGCATCATGAACTGGGACAAGCGCTACCTCGAAGGCAAGGTCTACACCGAAGGCGCCGTCGAGGCCGCCAATAAGTACGTGCCCGAGCTGCGCGCCAAGGGTGCCGACGTGGTGGTGGCACTGTTGCACGGCGGGCTCGACAGCGCCGCCTACACGGCCACCATGGAAAACCCCGGCCTGTACCTCTCGAAGGTGCCCGGCATCGACGCGATGGTGATGGGCCACCAGCACAGCGTGTTCCCCGACACGGCGGCCAAACCGCCGGCCTTCTCGATGGCAGGCGTGGACAACAAGGCAGGCACCATCAACGGCGTGCCCGCCGTGATGGCCAGCTCGTGGGGCAAGGCGCTGGGCGTGGTGCAACTGGCACTGCAGTGGGATGGCAGCAAGTGGGTGATCAACAAGGCAGCCAGCAAGAGCGAGCTGCGCAACATCCAGAGCAAGAACGCCGCGGGCGCCACGGTGACCGTGGACGCCGACCCCGCCATTGCCCCGCTGATCGAGACACAGCACCAGGCCGCCATCAAGTACGTGAAGACGCCCGTTGGCCAGACCGACTTCCGCATGAGCACGCTGTTTGCCGACGTGGGTGACCCCGGTGCGATCCAGATCGTGAACCAGGCCCAGCAGGCGTATGTGGCCGCCTACATCAAGGCCAGCCTGCCGCAATACGCTGCGCTGCCCGTGCTGTCGGTGAGCGCGCCGTTCAAGAGCGGCTTCCAGGGCGGGGCGGATTACACCGACGTGGCCGTGGGCCCGCTGGCCATCAACAACGCGGCCGACCTGTACCTGTACCCCAACACCGTGTATGCGGTGAAGGTGAACGGCGCGGACATCAAGAACTGGCTCGAAGCTGCTGCTAAGCGCTTCAACCAGATCGACCCGGCCAAGACCACCGAGCAGCAGCTCATCAGCACCTTCCCCGGCTACAACTTCGACATGTTCACCACGGCCGATGTGCAGTACGAGATCGACGTGACCCAGCCCGTGGGCAGCCGCATCAAGAACCTCACCTACCTGGGCAAGCCCATCGACGTGGCGCAGGAGTTTGTGATTGCCACCAACAACTACCGCGCCACCAGCGGCAAGAGCTTCATCGACAAGCTCGACGGCTCGGGCACCATCTGGGCCTCGCCCGACGCCAACCGCGATGTGGTGATCGACTACATCCGCAAGAACCCCGCCGTGACGCGCGCTGCGAACGGCGCTGCCAAGAGCTGGCGTTTTGCCAAGGCCACCGTGGCAGGCCCGGTGGTGTTCAGCTCGGGCGCCAATGCGCTCAGCGTGGCGCAGGCGGCCGGTCTGGCGAATGTGTCGCTGCTGGCGGCCGATGATGGATCGGGCAAGGGCACGTCGAAATACGGGGTGGACCTGTCCAAGTAA
- a CDS encoding M48 family metalloprotease, with protein sequence MKFWDQQHDARTETRRLLLGFAVAVVILVVAVHSALALAWLLMAAVLPVHLPFPRGFLVANVGVSLLLVLGGWWVETSNLRAGGVRLAKRVGARELRPSLSHAEQRLSNIVDELCIAAHMPRPEIMVMPRADAINAFAAGWDETDAVVAVTQGALDYLNREEMQGMVAHELSHLHEGDTRLKMRLAGMVFGLELVYNFGDTMRERRGLAWWFGSAIMLAGFAGWLTGRMLKAAVSRQREYLADARAVQWTRSKDGLGGVLRKVMAQRRDTPAGYAENPTHTGLAHPAVQHMLLVDVGGGSRMERWLDTHPTLEDRVQRVYGRRMQPLPAVPVAAAPESARRDEGVAPGAVSIASLVDPFARFM encoded by the coding sequence ATGAAGTTCTGGGACCAACAGCACGACGCCCGCACGGAGACCCGCCGCCTGCTGCTGGGGTTTGCCGTGGCCGTGGTGATTTTGGTGGTGGCCGTGCACAGCGCCCTGGCCCTGGCCTGGCTGCTGATGGCGGCGGTGCTGCCGGTGCACCTGCCGTTTCCGCGCGGGTTTCTGGTGGCCAATGTGGGGGTGTCATTGCTGCTGGTGCTGGGCGGCTGGTGGGTGGAGACCTCCAACCTGCGCGCTGGCGGCGTGCGGCTGGCCAAGCGGGTGGGCGCGCGTGAGCTGCGGCCTTCGCTGTCGCATGCTGAGCAGCGCTTGTCCAACATCGTGGACGAGCTGTGCATCGCCGCGCACATGCCACGCCCCGAGATCATGGTCATGCCCCGTGCCGACGCCATCAACGCGTTTGCCGCAGGCTGGGACGAAACGGATGCGGTGGTGGCTGTCACGCAAGGCGCGCTGGATTACCTCAACCGCGAAGAAATGCAGGGAATGGTCGCCCACGAACTGAGCCACCTGCACGAGGGTGACACGCGCCTGAAGATGCGGCTGGCGGGCATGGTGTTCGGGCTGGAGCTGGTCTACAACTTTGGCGACACGATGCGCGAGCGGCGTGGCCTGGCCTGGTGGTTCGGGTCGGCCATCATGCTGGCGGGTTTTGCGGGCTGGCTCACGGGCCGCATGCTCAAGGCCGCCGTGTCGCGCCAGCGCGAATACCTGGCCGACGCGCGTGCCGTGCAATGGACCCGTAGCAAGGACGGCCTGGGCGGCGTGCTGCGCAAGGTCATGGCCCAGCGCCGCGACACCCCGGCGGGCTATGCCGAGAACCCCACCCACACCGGCCTGGCCCATCCGGCCGTGCAGCACATGCTGCTGGTGGATGTAGGCGGCGGCAGCCGCATGGAGCGCTGGCTGGACACCCACCCCACGCTCGAAGACCGCGTGCAGCGTGTGTATGGCCGGCGCATGCAGCCGTTGCCCGCCGTGCCGGTAGCGGCCGCGCCCGAGTCTGCGCGGCGTGATGAGGGTGTGGCACCCGGGGCGGTGTCGATCGCCTCGTTGGTAGATCCGTTCGCGCGTTTCATGTAA
- a CDS encoding HPP family protein, which yields MFFVFGPSGQMYRGGPENLAQISPVRRVQRPQALRTRTLDTPVEVFHPPAATAANTHPISVPSPVNLRSQDAVSAYAQTGQGPQQARQPLTLVSDVMTTSALSVPPEERVNDAWQTLAEHQVAQAPVVDALGRVIGLLLRADMAPLDLLPEPGAVKAAIELARRPVSEVMVSPVPTVTADTELRRVAAVLLDTGLPGLAVTDEAGVLAGFISRSDILRAVAADPPLDLWSGPAVSL from the coding sequence ATGTTCTTCGTTTTTGGCCCGTCGGGGCAGATGTACCGGGGGGGGCCGGAGAATCTGGCGCAGATTTCTCCGGTACGCCGCGTGCAGCGGCCCCAGGCACTGCGCACGCGCACGCTGGACACGCCCGTGGAGGTGTTCCACCCTCCTGCCGCCACCGCTGCAAACACACACCCCATCTCCGTGCCCTCTCCGGTCAACCTGCGCTCGCAGGACGCCGTGAGCGCCTATGCACAAACCGGCCAGGGGCCCCAGCAGGCACGCCAGCCGCTCACCCTGGTGAGCGACGTGATGACCACCAGCGCGCTGAGCGTGCCACCCGAGGAGCGGGTCAACGACGCCTGGCAGACCCTGGCCGAACACCAGGTTGCCCAGGCCCCCGTTGTGGATGCGCTGGGCCGCGTGATCGGGCTGCTGCTGCGGGCCGACATGGCGCCGCTGGATCTGTTGCCCGAGCCGGGCGCCGTCAAAGCCGCCATCGAGCTGGCGCGCCGCCCCGTGTCCGAGGTGATGGTGAGCCCCGTGCCCACTGTTACCGCCGACACCGAATTGCGCCGTGTGGCCGCCGTGCTGCTCGATACCGGCCTGCCCGGCCTGGCGGTGACCGATGAAGCGGGGGTGCTGGCAGGCTTTATCTCGCGCTCCGACATCTTGCGCGCGGTGGCGGCCGACCCACCGCTGGATCTGTGGAGCGGTCCGGCAGTGTCGCTGTAG
- the ispH gene encoding 4-hydroxy-3-methylbut-2-enyl diphosphate reductase has protein sequence MQSPQEILLAEPRGFCAGVDRAIEIVERAIQKFGAPIYVRHEIVHNTYVVNDLKAKGAIFIEELADVPPGATLVFSAHGVSKAVQQEAVARGFSIFDATCPLVTKVHVEVAKLAKEGYEFIMIGHKGHPEVEGTMGQLDHGIHLVEDVADVARVQPAQTDKLAVVTQTTLSVDDAAEISAAVRARFPKAREPKQQDICYATQNRQDAVKVLSPQVDVVIVVGSPTSSNSNRLRELAAKLGTTAYMVDSAEELRGEWFDGTARVGLTAGASAPEVLVQQVIDRIKALGAVSVRTMAGIEETVKFPLPKGLKIDAATGLSITERAPETGPGGH, from the coding sequence ATGCAGTCCCCTCAGGAGATCCTGCTGGCCGAGCCGCGCGGCTTTTGTGCGGGCGTGGACCGCGCCATCGAGATCGTCGAGCGTGCCATCCAGAAGTTTGGCGCGCCGATCTACGTGCGCCATGAGATCGTGCACAACACCTACGTGGTGAACGACCTCAAGGCCAAGGGCGCGATCTTCATCGAAGAGCTGGCCGATGTGCCGCCCGGCGCCACGCTGGTCTTCAGCGCCCATGGCGTGAGCAAGGCCGTGCAGCAAGAGGCCGTGGCACGCGGCTTCAGCATTTTTGACGCCACCTGCCCGCTGGTGACCAAGGTGCACGTCGAAGTGGCCAAGCTCGCCAAAGAGGGCTACGAGTTCATCATGATCGGCCACAAGGGCCACCCCGAGGTCGAAGGCACCATGGGCCAGCTCGACCATGGCATTCACTTGGTGGAAGACGTGGCCGACGTGGCCCGCGTGCAGCCCGCACAAACCGACAAGCTGGCGGTGGTGACGCAGACCACCCTCAGCGTGGACGATGCGGCAGAAATATCGGCCGCGGTGCGGGCGCGTTTCCCGAAGGCCCGCGAGCCCAAGCAACAAGACATCTGCTACGCCACCCAGAACCGCCAGGACGCCGTCAAGGTGCTGAGCCCGCAGGTGGATGTGGTCATCGTGGTGGGCAGCCCCACCAGCTCCAACAGCAACCGCCTGCGCGAGTTGGCTGCCAAGCTCGGCACCACCGCTTACATGGTGGACAGCGCTGAAGAGCTGCGCGGCGAATGGTTTGACGGCACAGCCCGCGTGGGCCTGACCGCAGGGGCCTCGGCCCCGGAAGTGCTGGTGCAGCAGGTCATCGACCGCATCAAGGCGCTGGGCGCCGTCTCGGTGCGCACCATGGCGGGCATCGAGGAAACCGTGAAGTTCCCCCTGCCCAAGGGGCTCAAGATCGATGCGGCCACGGGCTTGAGCATCACCGAGCGCGCGCCAGAGACAGGGCCTGGGGGGCATTGA
- a CDS encoding RidA family protein — MSRDERFQEQAHALGYRFDGEIKIGGNYVPLVRDGHHIYLSGQIPRVGDTVVVTGAAGAGATLAQAQTAAKVCVMRSLALLQRALGSLDAVQSILRITVYVQSAPTFTQQSEVADGASDLLFAVLGPAGAHTRTSVGVLQLPKNATVEVDLIATVGPHAPN, encoded by the coding sequence ATGTCCCGCGATGAGCGTTTTCAGGAACAAGCCCATGCCTTGGGCTACCGCTTTGATGGTGAGATCAAGATCGGCGGCAACTACGTGCCTCTGGTGCGCGATGGCCACCACATCTACCTGAGCGGGCAGATCCCGCGCGTGGGCGACACCGTGGTGGTCACGGGCGCTGCAGGGGCGGGCGCCACGCTGGCCCAGGCGCAGACAGCGGCCAAGGTGTGCGTGATGCGCTCGCTGGCGCTGCTGCAGCGTGCGCTGGGCTCGCTCGACGCCGTGCAGTCCATTTTGCGCATCACCGTGTATGTGCAGTCGGCGCCCACCTTCACACAGCAAAGCGAGGTGGCCGATGGCGCGTCCGACCTGCTGTTTGCCGTGCTGGGCCCGGCGGGGGCCCACACCCGCACCTCGGTGGGCGTGCTGCAGTTGCCCAAGAACGCCACGGTGGAGGTGGACCTGATTGCCACCGTGGGCCCGCACGCGCCGAACTGA
- the radC gene encoding RadC family protein: MALKDLPTDAQPREKLLARGPAALADAELLAILLRTGIVGKGVLQMAQELLDPPGIDPATGGITGGFGGIAGLLHTSAADLERIKGLGPAKRAELVAVLELARRALAQQLREREVFDSPDAVKHYLQLHLAAKGHEVFAVLFLDSQNRLLAMEELFRGTLTQTSVYPREVVLRALHHQAAAVVLAHNHPSGSVAPSRADEALTQTLKTTLALVDVRVLDHVIVAPGQALSMAEKGLV, from the coding sequence ATGGCCCTCAAAGACCTGCCCACCGACGCCCAGCCGCGCGAAAAGCTGCTGGCGCGCGGCCCCGCCGCGCTGGCCGATGCCGAGCTGCTGGCCATCCTGCTGCGCACCGGCATCGTGGGCAAAGGCGTGCTGCAGATGGCGCAAGAGCTGCTCGACCCGCCCGGGATTGACCCCGCCACAGGCGGCATCACCGGCGGGTTTGGTGGCATTGCGGGCCTGCTGCACACCAGCGCGGCCGACCTGGAACGCATCAAGGGCCTGGGCCCTGCCAAGCGCGCCGAGCTGGTGGCCGTGCTCGAACTGGCCCGGCGCGCGCTGGCCCAGCAGCTGCGCGAGCGCGAGGTGTTCGACTCCCCCGACGCCGTGAAGCACTACCTGCAGCTGCACCTGGCGGCCAAGGGCCACGAGGTGTTTGCCGTATTGTTTCTCGACAGCCAGAACCGCCTGCTGGCCATGGAAGAGCTGTTTCGCGGCACGCTCACGCAAACCAGCGTGTACCCCCGCGAGGTGGTGCTGCGCGCGCTGCACCACCAGGCCGCCGCCGTGGTGCTGGCCCACAACCACCCCAGCGGCAGCGTGGCCCCGAGCCGCGCCGATGAAGCCCTGACCCAAACCCTCAAGACCACACTGGCCCTGGTGGATGTGCGCGTGCTCGACCACGTGATCGTGGCGCCGGGCCAGGCGCTGTCGATGGCGGAAAAGGGCCTGGTGTGA
- a CDS encoding FKBP-type peptidyl-prolyl cis-trans isomerase: protein MTTTATPLPTVQPGSFLTLHYRLAGPAGDVINTFVDKPATLSMGSGQLSPAMEQHLLGLTEGTRTTFELPAGEAFGERNADMQQWVAKKLLNELGDPDEKYSVGDVVQFPTPDGQGSYAGVVLQVREDGAVRFDFNHPLAGQPVTFEVELIGVL, encoded by the coding sequence ATGACCACTACTGCCACCCCCCTTCCCACCGTTCAGCCGGGCTCCTTTCTCACGCTGCATTACCGCCTGGCGGGCCCGGCGGGGGATGTGATCAACACATTTGTCGACAAACCCGCCACCTTGTCCATGGGCAGCGGCCAGTTGTCGCCCGCCATGGAGCAACACCTGCTGGGCCTGACCGAGGGCACGCGCACCACGTTCGAGCTGCCTGCGGGCGAGGCCTTTGGCGAGCGCAATGCCGACATGCAGCAGTGGGTGGCGAAGAAGCTGCTCAACGAACTGGGTGACCCCGACGAAAAATACAGCGTGGGCGATGTGGTGCAGTTCCCCACGCCCGACGGGCAAGGCAGCTATGCGGGTGTGGTGCTGCAGGTGCGTGAGGATGGCGCGGTGCGGTTTGACTTTAACCACCCCCTGGCCGGCCAGCCGGTGACGTTCGAGGTCGAGCTGATCGGGGTGCTGTGA